The Arvicanthis niloticus isolate mArvNil1 chromosome 9, mArvNil1.pat.X, whole genome shotgun sequence genomic interval AGCACGAAGAAGCTCATGAGGCACAGAATGGTCCTCATAGCTCTTTGTTCTGCAGATGGTTTGAGGGAAAGGCTGGTGCTATAAAGAAACTGGGACTGCTTCCTATGTCTACCTAGGAAAGTCACCATGGACCCACTTGAGAGGAGCATGAGACCTACAAAGATGACATCCTTGGAGATCAACAGTATAAAAAACGTGTGATGGACAGAGTAACTCATGGGTGCCAGAGAGCAAGATGCTGTGAGATATGTAAAGCTAGGTGAGGTCAAATTAGGCTTCACAGTTATGTACGTTACAAGGGGACTGCTAATGAATGTATAAAAGACACTCAGGAAAAGAAGGCAACCTAGCATGTGCTGTGGAGATTTATGCTTGAACTTTGCTAGGCAGGAGCTTCTGGGACTGAGGGTGACAGCCTGGAGGATACTGAGCAGGCTGGTGGCACAAAGAGAGAGGGTCCTAAAAAACCTATACAAGAATATAACAAACCTGCATGTGGTGTCATCCCATCTCCTCCATGGCATAAAAATGTCTGTAGTGACTAAACTCAAGACTATCAGCATCAGCAGGTGGATTAGAGACAAGAGACCAATGGGCAGGTCAGTGAGTCTGGACCTCTGCCCATGAAAGAACTTGAGGAtgtagaaaagaagaaggaagctgtTGCCTAAGATCCCAATGCCAGCTCCAGAATAGTGTTTCTTATCTTATTGTTATGGGACAGTTTATTGATGTTATTCATTTTAAGGCTGAAAGAAGCAGTTGGGAACTGTACAGGGAGAATAGCATGAAGATTCCTTACCCCAAATCTAGCCTCGATCACCAACTTAAGACAATGACAGCTCCACTACTCTCAGGAGAACTTGTAGGTGTTCTTCAGTTCAGCCTTATTCCACTTAATATTGCCTCCACCTCAAGGCAGCCAGAAgccacatcctctctctctgctgttcCAAAAGTTATGTGCCCCATCTGTATATAAgctttcttacatattaaaactGCCATGtgttggactggagagatggctcagtgattaagagcattgtttgctcttccagacgtccttagttcaattcccagcaaccacattgtggctcataaccatctgtaatgagatctgatggtctcttctgctgtgtctgaagacagcagcattgtactcacatacataaaataaataaatcttttaaaaaagccTGCCATGTGTCATGGAAATATTTTGTTTCCTATTGATTCACATTTGAGGTTTTCTGAGACAACAGCAATGTCTC includes:
- the LOC117714728 gene encoding LOW QUALITY PROTEIN: vomeronasal type-1 receptor 54-like (The sequence of the model RefSeq protein was modified relative to this genomic sequence to represent the inferred CDS: inserted 1 base in 1 codon); this translates as MNNINKLSHNNKIRNXYSGAGIGILGNSFLLLFYILKFFHGQRSRLTDLPIGLLSLIHLLMLIVLSLVTTDIFMPWRRWDDTTCRFVIFLYRFFRTLSLCATSLLSILQAVTLSPRSSCLAKFKHKSPQHMLGCLLFLSVFYTFISSPLVTYITVKPNLTSPSFTYLTASCSLAPMSYSVHHTFFILLISKDVIFVGLMLLSSGSMVTFLGRHRKQSQFLYSTSLSLKPSAEQRAMRTILCLMSFFVLMYTLDSIISHIRSIDDGQILYCVHILTTHGYATVSPFLILSTEKHKISIFRSIFGRMVSIMLLRDA